The proteins below are encoded in one region of Silene latifolia isolate original U9 population chromosome 2, ASM4854445v1, whole genome shotgun sequence:
- the LOC141635723 gene encoding uncharacterized protein LOC141635723: protein MRARYYPDGCFLKAGMGSKPSYVWRGIMEAKVVLVKGLRKRIGDKWSTKVWQDAWLPHTPYGRVLSPCTQGNKELLVGELLNADGGWKEEKLTELFLPFEKERVLNIRVSSNRPSDIWYWKPEKDGIYTVKLTYYLLAREVCLDVGCTSDRESERWLWNWIWKTPVWPRVKLFFWHLIHIFKDCHVVKQVWEGLDVDVGEDIVGGGIQDWVQERWKELGVREHSVFMVGCWALWEHRNKVVFKRREVDPWSVIRRTKDMIEEGEGSGFVLDKSRATKARRRNGEEGGWMPAPSGFVKINVDASMKEGEGVSCGVVCRDTGGQVLSGVSIVQERVWEAHVAEAVVVLEGMKELKRCVWAAPTLLWKVIVFK from the exons ATGCGCGCTCGCTACTATCCTGATGGGTGTTTTCTTAAGGCGGGTATGGGCTCGAAACCGAGCTATGTGTGGCGTGGCATTATGGAGGCTAAGGTTGTTTTGGTGAAGGGATTGCGGAAAAGGATAGGGGATAAGTGGTCGACTAAGGTATGGCAGGACGCGTGGCTCCCGCATACGCCCTATGGGAGGGTTCTCTCGCCATGTACGCAGGGGAATAAGGAGTTGTTGGTGGGAGAGTTGTTGAATGCAGATGGAGGATGGAAGGAGGAGAAGCTAACGGAGCTATTTCTACCCTTTGAAAAAGAGCGGGTTTTGAATATTAGGGTCAGTTCGAATAGACCGAGTGACATTTGGTATTGGAAACCGGAGAAGGATGGGATTTATACGGTGAAGTTGACCTATTATCTCCTCGCGAGAGAGGTTTGCTTAGACGTGGGTTGTACGTCGGACAGGGAAAGCGAACGGTGGCTCTGGAATTGGATTTGGAAGACCCCGGTGTGGCCCCGAGTTAAGCTATTCTTTTGGCATCT CATTCATATTTTCAAAGATTGTCATGTAGTTAAGCAGGTTTGGGAGGGTCTGGATGTGGATGTCGGGGAGGATATTGTGGGGGGTGGAATTCAGGATTGGGTGCAGGAACGGTGGAAGGAACTCGGAGTTCGAGAGCATAGCGTTTTTATGGTGGGGTGTTGGGCCTTGTGGGAGCATCGAAATAAGGTGGTTTTTAAGAGGAGGGAGGTGGATCCTTGGAGCGTCATTAGGCGTACTAAGGACATGATAGAGGAAGGTGAAGGATCTGGGTTCGTGCTCGACAAGAGTAGGGCAACGAAGGCTAGGAGGAGGAATGGTGAAGAAGGTGGTTGGATGCCGGCACCAAGCGGGTTTGTTAAGATTAATGTGGATGCGAGTATGAAGGAAGGGGAAGGGGTGAGCTGCGGGGTGGTTTGTCGAGACACGGGAGGCCAAGTCTTGTCGGGGGTGTCGATAGTGCAAGAAAGGGTGTGGGAAGCTCATGTAGCGGAGGCGGTGGTTGTGCTCGAGGGCATGAAGGAATTGAAGCGTTGCGTATGGGCTGCTCCAACATTGTTATGGAAAGTGATTGTCTTCAAGTGA